In Gigantopelta aegis isolate Gae_Host chromosome 6, Gae_host_genome, whole genome shotgun sequence, the following are encoded in one genomic region:
- the LOC121375893 gene encoding zinc finger BED domain-containing protein 4-like — protein MVGAKYGLRDMNSVSRILARVRRVVSFFHRSTTAAALLKEKTKQQGFKNVKLLQDVPTRWNSACDMLERFLELQPAIYAALVAKEIRSNVNDISTLSEADITIAEDIVSCLLPLKAITTVLCTEKMPTVSIILPLQRKLLTSVLVSTEMDSDVIKQMKKAMASDLESRYSNKQEFLQECTALDPRFKVSCVNAEQQHEVYHRLAVEAANMKPRLVSVKVEPTTSTTTVADDLPALPVMLPDMESADAQSDVKPVDVTTTSTKITSDLTTQSSCASGGLASILGDVVFIKEEMLPKKSNLEQAIFEIDVFKGHALIPMSEDPLVWWI, from the exons atggttggtgccaaatatggtttacgtgacatgaaTTCTGTGTCACGAATTCTTGCTCGTGTACGGCGCGTCGTATCCTTTTTTCACCGGAGTACGACTGCTGCAGCTTTGCTTAAAGAGAAAACCAAACAGCAAGGATTTAAAAATGTTAAGTTACTTCAAGATGTACCTACACGTTGGAATTCTGCATGTGATATGCTGGAGAGGTTTCTTGAACTGCAGCCCGCAATCTATGCCGCACTAGTGGCTAAAGAAATCCGTAGCAATGTGAATGACATATCAACATTATCTGAGGCAGATATCACGATAGCAGAGGACATTGTGTCGTGCCTTCTTCCACTGAAAGCAATTACTACTGTATTGTGCACAGAGAAGATGCCTACTGTATCAATCATTCTTCCACTCCAGAGGAAATTGTTGACAAGTGTCTTGGTGTCTACAGAGATGGATTCTGATGTTATTAAACAGATGAAGAAGGCCATGGCTTCTGATTTGGAAAGCAG GTATAGCAATAAGCAGGAGTTTCTGCAAGAGTGTACTGCACTGGATCCCCGCTTTAAAGTGTCATGTGTGAATGCAGAGCAGCAACATGAGGTGTACCACCGACTTGCAGTTGAAGCAGCTAATATGAAACCACGACTTGTGTCTGTGAAGGTGGAACCAACCACATCAACCACAACAGTTGCTGATGACCTACCTGCATTGCCAGTCATGCTACCAGATATGGAATCAGCTG ATGCACAGTCTGATGTCAAACCAGTTGATGTCACTACAACCTCGACAAAGATCACAAGTGACCTCACTACTCAGTCTAGTTGTGCCAGTGGTGGTTTAGCCTCCATTTTAGGTGATGTTGTTTTCATAAAGGAGGAGATGTTACCCAAGAAATCCAACTTGGAACAGGCAATATTCGAAATTGATGTCTTCAAAGGTCACGCGCTTATACCGATGTCAGAAGACCCATTGGTATGGTGGATATAA